The sequence AGTTGGTCACACCCAGTGGGATCGCGCCCGCCTGCTTCAGTCGCGACACCACCACGGCATCCGATGTGGCGATCACGTTGCGGCGGCTGACCAGGCCGGACGTATTGGGCATCCCTGTGGCGCCGGGATCGACAAACAGAGAGAGGAGTCAGTGCCAGCTCCCCAGAGATTGCTCTTGGGGCAACAGGCAAACTTGTCTGCAAGGCCAGCTAACAGAGGCCACTCCCCCAGTAACTGCAGGAACAGTGAGAACTAATTCCTCCTCTTCTGAGGTCCTGCAACATGCCCAGAGTGTTTTGGTGTTAAAAATGAAAACGGACACAACATGCGTGGGTGGAGGGGGGCGCAGACTGTGGAAAGGGAAGCTGTTTCCCACCAAGCGGGCCTCGCAGCTCCCCGCCACCCCAAGCAGAGCTGAGGCAAGAGGGAGCAAGCTGTGATCCAAAAAGCTGGAGAGGAGCAAGGGCAAACCCACCATTCAGAGCAAAGGCCTCCTTGACAGTGATGGGAACCCCCAAGAAGGGGAACTTCTCCTCCAGGGATTCATCACTGGGGCCCTCTGAAAGCAGCTCGTCCACGTGCCGGGCTTCCTCCAGGGCCTCCTCGAACCTGTGAGGGAAGAGCAGAAGGGGCAGCTGTGGCGCTTCTCGCCAGCCTCGACAGCGCTAGGAAGGCCCAGCAGTCTCCGCAGGGCAGTCGCGGTGCTTCCGAATCCGGCTCCGTGGCAAGCAGCAGTTCTCATCTATCGCAGAGGCGCGCGGTAATGGGGAACGGCGGTGGCACGTGAGCCTGGCATCAAAAACACCCAACGGGTTACACAAGCGTGACTGTGCTCCGGAGTGGGGAGGAAAACGCTCGCAGGCCAGAGTCAAGCTTCCCGGCAGAGCTCCCTGACCGTGTGACGGAGCTAGGTCCTGCTAAGCGCATCACGGCTGCACAGAACACTGAGTCAGGGAGAAGAGACGAGCTGTCCTCAGCTCTCGGGCCCAGCGCGTGCAACAGTCGCTCGCCGCCGCGCTTCGACAGGCTCCCGTCAGCGGCCCGGGACGCTGGCAGGTGCCCGGGGCACCGGTCCCCCCGCTTACCTGTCCTTGACGACGGCGTTGGTGAGCGGGTTGACCTCCCTGATGCGCTCGATGTAAGCCTCAACCACCTCGACGCACTTCACCTGCAAAGGGCCGAAGGGAGGCGAGgtgaggccgggccgggggcgccggcgccCTGCCCCCGCGGGCGGCCCTCACCTGCCGGGCGCGGATGCGGCGCGCCAGCTGCCCCGCGGGCACCAGCAGcagcgcgcggcgcggcggcgggacggcgcgcggcgcggggccggggccggggccggggccggcgggggccgcagcggcggcggcgcgcgccgccagcgccagcagcgccaggCAGGCGCGGGACACCAGgcgcagcagcagcgccaggcaccGCTCCGCGCGCGACAGCGCCATGGCtcccgccggcagcggcggcggagcggcaCCCACAGTGCAGTgcagcgcgccgcgccgcgcccctcttccttccttcctgcctcccctcgGCCGCCGCCTCGGTGCCgcccaggggcggggggaggcgcggccccgccccccgctgcGCGGCGCTTCTGAGGCGGGTCGCGGGGCGCCGCGGTGGCGCCTTCCCCCGTGTCGGGGCGCTGCTGCCGTGGAagccccgggggggccgtgccgtgccgcgccgtgccgctaGGGCAGGCCCAGACCGGGGATGGTGCTGCCTCAGCGGCGGAGCAACTGCCCCCCTCCCCTGGCAGTGTAAACTGTCATGGCGGCCCCCATGTAGTGTAAACTGTCATGGCGGCTCCAGGTGGTGTAAACGGTCATGGCagactcccccctcccccgctctcctgtctgctggggggcgccgggcccgccttgGGGCAAGACCTGTGCTCCTGCGGGGCTTTTCCCTCTTGCCACCACCAGCCAGAGCCGCCCCCATGCAGCCAGGGGTGTGGGGGCACCCGTGGGGCCCGGTCCTGGGCCAGCAACGGCCCGCCCGCCGGCGCCAGGCCTTGCCCTGGGCCCTGCAGCCTGGCTGAAGCGCAGCGGCTGCCGCTCCAGAGAGAGCAGATTGCGCAGCTGGGCTGAGGGCGAGTGTCTCAGTCTTGTTTGTTAGACACCAATAAAACTAATTCTCTGCTTGCTGCCGGCGGCCCCTCCAGGGACATAATTGTGCCATGCTGTTTCACCAAGTGGAAATTCACCTCTTTACTGCAGGGACAAAGCCTACGAGGGAGGGTAAATACAGCAACTTAATGGTAGTTAGCCAGAGTTTAAAAATAGCCTAGTGAagaaagactttcttttctttttaagggccTTTAGGATAGCAACTGACTCTGTTCAAAGGTCTTCACCAACAAGCTCTCTTGGGCAATGTTCGGAAGGAGCCCGAAGCTGCCCGGGCTGAGCTGCAATAACACGCTGTGGTTGAGCGCATCAGCAACGCACCTGGCTGGCTTACAGCAACGCCCTGTATCTAGGGTGAGGATGAGATGCTTCCATGTACTGTGGAGATCGCCAGGCCGTATCTGAAAGCCTGTCCTCAAGGTCTAGCTCTACCCGCAAACAGAGCGGATATTACCAACCTGTAGGACTTTAAAGCTGATGAGCTTAAATTTGATATCTAATTATATCGATCCTATATGTTTTAAACACTGAGCTTCGTTCTCAAGCTCTTCCCTCATAAAAGATGGCAATtaatatacttatttttaaacaagcactGAGATTTTTAATGCCCTTGATTGCAGGAGCTGGAAACTAAAGAACACTGGATTATCTTCAAAGCAAAAGTTACAAGAATTGgtaatgctggaaaaaaatgttgtctttCGAAACACGTGTTTACACAGCATCTCAGCTGACTCTATTACATCTCTTTTCCTCCTCATACTTGGTGATTAAATTCTCAGTGAAAAGCAAGAAGATGCAGATATTCCTTTCGTAATGAAAATGTTGCGTGATTGCAAAGCCAACTTGCCggtatttacaaaaataattttcagcatACACAACCTGGGAGGATACTAGATTGACTTCTGTGCCATAAAAACCTAGGCTGAACATAAAGGGGAAGTCATCTTGATAATGTTTCTTTTTTACAAGCTTTTAttcaagagacttttttttatctttcccaATGCGgatggaggagggaagaaaagaacaggaaaagtttCTTTCCCTGTTTGAAGTCAGTTGCCTTTGCCCTAGAAAATCATAGAAAGTTTCTTCATCCTTTAGTTGGTTTAGTTAGTTAACAGAAATCTCTGCAAAGTTCATAAAAGCCCCTCCAGCTGTAAAAGGTAGAGGTTTCCCTTACTCTTGGATGAACAAGGGAAATTTTTATGCCCTGCTGATTTTCCTGTCAccagtttttcctttcctttgacaGGTCTACCTTGACCACACACTACGGCCAACTCTGGTACAGGTTACAAGCACTGCTGTGCTCAGTGCTTCCTCAGACAGACCAGTGTGCATTGGAGTTGACAGTGCAAAGGGAGAATTAAAGCTCCTTTCTCCATCTCCATGACGATACTGAAACACCCATGCAGGTGGCCATGTCATATACCGCCTTTGCACTTTCCCCTGTAATATCTAAGCACCTACGCACCCTCAGAGTGCAACAGGTACAGGTTGGAAAAATCTGTGCATGTGCCCTAATCTTTTCTCTCATCAGCATTCTCTGTATAATCACAGCTTAACAGTGACGCAAAGTCATGCACTTGCAACATACTGTAAGTCAGGACTTGTTAAAACTTGGCCCATGAAATCTTCTGGCAGTGCTGGCAGTTGCACCTTCAGATTGCTAGGTCTGGAACTTGCGCAAGGAACGGCAAGGCTCCCTCAGAGCTTATGAATGGTCTGTGCAAGCCAGCGATTCCACAGCTGCATTCCAAAGCTAGGACAGTAAAATACATCATTTGAAAGGAGACAGGGCGAAAACGCCCCTCCCTCTTAAACTTGGTACGTTGCTGGTTTTGCCAATCTATTTCTCAGTCTCTGGGACTGATTGGCCAGTTGTTCCCCTTCAGGTCCTTCACAGATGTTGACAGACATGGGTGTAAGCAAAATCACTTTTGCCCTGGGTCTCTGCTTCCCTTTACAGCCCAGGAGTTTTAGCAGAAATCTTCCCTATGCAGGCCAGCTTTGCACTCTTGTTTGCAAAGGAAAGTGTCTCCCGTAATCTTTGTTTGGCAGCTTTCAAGAACAGTGCTTTGAAATTCATACCAGATTAGCCGACATACACTTGGCACGAACTCCTTGCATCCCTGTTAATCACACTGTATACCGGCAGTGTCCCAGATAGCAGCTAATACTGTTTCTCGTTAGGTCAAGCAGGTGAGCTTTCTGCGAGTTATGCCAAAAGAACAGCTATCCCAGTTCATGGGAACAGGTAGCCCAGTTTGGCTTTATTTCCTTGAAAAGTGGAAACTCTGGGGTAGCAGGTGCTCTAGAACTAAAGTATGAGTAAGCTGAAGATTAAAATTATTAAGAGTGCACTTCATTTaccagaaacaaacaagcaaacacactAGGAAGCCAGGtatttccagattaaaaaaaaaaaaaaaaaaaaaaaaaaacagcagccaaGAGCAAGAGGGTTGGAAATATGCAGTGAAACTCACACATCCAAACCTGCTCCACCACTTTATGATAAGGAACACTATCTAgttagaagaaaaacaggatttgTAAATCTTGACCTTATGCCAGTCATTATCCCCAGTCATTTCGTTAGTgctgatggtttaaaaaaaagagagagattagCAAGAATGTAGGGAAACTGAAGTGGTTCTGCTCACTCTGTTTATACACGTTATAAACACTGATTAACCAGGAAACCATGAAATGCGCTCAgccccagagctcagggctggTGGATAGCAAAGAGGTATATTCTGATCAATGATTTCATGTTCTGGTTACCTTCACTGAACTCATCAGGCTCTTCTGGATCTTTCACCagtgcagagaaaataaaactttggGTGGGTGTGTGTGGGAAGCCTTGACAACACAATTCTTTCCCACGCAAAATGAGTCACTTTAAAGcttatctgtaaaataaaacttcagaataaaaCTGTTCGTGTAGAACAGTGgtcaggagggggaagagagaagggatgTTTAAAGGTTTGGATTTAAACACAAGACCTCAACACAGTATTTTCCTGCTGACTCCCAACGTTCAGAAATTCCCACATCTCACTCCATGCAATAGCTGAGATGGGAGCATAAGGCTCCCATAATCCTTACTAAAGACCTTCACTATGAGTGGGGAGAGGCAAGGATTAATTTCATGATCTACAATTTTAATAATAGGAATAGAAtgagaaaacaaatttaaaggAGGTTCCTCTGAGCCTGCTTTTAACTAGAGCAACCACTGAGTGATGCTGTGTTCTGCATTTCCATTGTTTGTCTTTAGCTGTCACAAGTTTGCCAGAAGCCAGACTATTTTGCCCGAGGTATTTGCACAGCTTGTGGTTACTAGCATTGTGGAAATGGTGCCTTTCCCCAGGAAATGTCACTTGTGCTCGCTCTCTAGAGCGCATTTATTGTCTTCAGTTGAGTGTCCCATAACCACACGATGGGGCTGTTGGTTTGTGTCCAAACCTCTCTGTCTGGGCCAGAGAACTGCTAAGCCAGCtgcatctggaagatttgcttcaGACTGTCAGTGTTAAAACAGAGAGCTCAGAAAAAGCCATTGCATTAAAACATGTGGAATCCAAATCTGGGAGAGTATAATTCAAGTCGAATGATGAGCGTCGCAGGACCACTTTCATATGTTGCCATGGACTGATTTATAGTTATGCTTTCTCAAGAGCTTGACTGGAAGATTCTCTGCTAGCATTGCTGTATTATGCTGCTGTTGAGTACCTGTGTTGTAAGCATACAGGGTTTTGAAAAAATAGGGTTTTGAAATTGCTCCTAAAACCTAGTCCCCATACCTGCATACACAGTGAGGCAGGGCACTGCGTTTAAGCAGAAGGGACTTCACAGGAACTTTTGCCTGCTCACAGGGTGAAGTGCTTCTCAGAAATGAGGATCTTTAGGAACACAGGAGAGCTTTCTGAAATATGGGCTGAGAACAGGCAAGTAAGTACCTTTTCAGCAACACCAGTTTGCAGCTGATTGGCAGTGCAAGCTGTAAAAAGCTGCACACAGAGCTTTAGCTGAGAGAAGGAGGTCTGAATCCAGTACTGGCACTCTCCCCACCAAACTCTGCTCCCTCAGCTCATGGTTTTTGGCAAGACACGTCCTACAGAGACACTTCTCCCAATGTTAGAGCAGTTTTATGACTTCCATTGGCTTTAGCAGCACAGTTGAGTCCTCATGAGCTGGACTCCAGATTTCTGCATCACAGATTCCTTTAGGCAACAAAGATTGCAAAGAATCTGGGCTTGGAAGGCTCAAAGTATTTCTGGCTTGAGCGGTTTGCAGCAACGGCTTGTCTCACCTGCTGCATATGGTTAGTCCAAAGAGCTAAATTGCAATTTCTGCTTATTTATATCCCAGACCTTTTCAACTCTGACCTCTCTTCCCAACTGCTAGTGACAAAGTCACCTGATCCTTTAAAGATCTCTAAAAGAAAATACACATGCAGATCGAGGCAGgctcttttatttattctcttcGACATCAGAATATAGTCTGCAGAGTGCAGCCACCAAAAGATGAGACCCGGTAGCTCCCAGCCTTGCACCCAGACTTCCCTGTGACCTTCATTCTCAGCACATGTGCACAGATAACCCCAGTCCCATGTTACAAATTTCCAAGTTGACATTAATGTGATAAATatgtcagaaggaaagaaatgagaatgACTTCCTTCATTAAACAATGAAAATCACTTCCTAAGGTCACCTCACTGTCCCAACCTGTGTTACAAAAATAAGAgtaataacaatgaaaaaaaagacacagatcAAGCCATGCGGGATACAGAAACCAGCTGATTATTCTGAGGAGCTGTTATCTACTTCTCTCCATCGCCCTGATCCTCTAATGAATGTCAGATCTTCATATCCATCTTGCTTATAAACACAATTTACTTACTGCCAAGCTCGTTCTTCAATATTTTAGGAAATGGATGCTCCAAAATACCCAAGAACCCCACAACCACCCTTGCCCACCCCTCCCACCCTGGTCTGGGCAATCTAGTTACACTCCAGTAATGTGCTGTGGCTAGCCTCCCCGGCCTAGTAGGAGGCACCCTCATAAATGTCTGTGCGTAGGCAGTAGAGGATGGCTGCACCCAGCATGAAGATGGCAGATCCCCAGCCCAGGCCATAGCCCCAGTTGAATTCGTGGTAAGTCCTCAGCATGCTACTGTCAATGAACTTGATCGGATAGAGAATCAAGGCACAGATCTGCAGCACCACTgggacagaggggaaaaaaacagggaagaagcaaaggaaaaaaaaaaaaaaagtgttacactTTCAGAGAGCCCAGAAGCATATATCACTTTGCAATTCTTCCCCTTAACAAGGGATTCCAATAAAATACTGATACTCGAGGCATGGAAAATTGCAGTCATCTGTTGGCAACCTTCACTCtacttccctttttccccttccatctAAGCACATAGAGGGCTGCCACATTCAGTGCAACAGCAGTGGAGGAAGGCCTGGAACAGACCCACACTGCgatttcttcatcatttttaaAGCCTCTGTGAATTTTCCACTGCATAAAACCAAAATCAAGCAGTGAACTAGATTTACATCTCATCCTTTTTGCCCCTAACTTGTTCTACTACTACGACAAGGCAAAAGTtattaaaaagtgtttatttctatttctgcatTTCACTTTGGAAAATCCATTGTGCATAAACTGATAGTTCTGCCCTGACTAATTTCATGAACCCTTGTCCACAGCATTACTGGGTTTGGGTTCACAGTGTTATAGGCAACATATACTGCAAACAATTTTCCCTGGTAAGagtatgaacattttaaaaagtcatataaACACAGAACTGGGGGCTGTTGCTCTCTCCTTTAACTACACTTTCAAAAGTGTACTACATTTTCAAATCTGTGACTGACCCACCAAGCCTAGAGAATAGGTATAGTGGATGGGACAATACCACAGCACTTCTCAGTGATGCTGCTGACACCTTTGCCTTAGGACATCTGTCCTGTGGCTTCGGGAGAGGTTTCTGCTAAATAAAACAGTAGTGTTTTTGAAGGATTGTGTCTAAAGTTGTTCATTGCTTCCCCCAGGGAGCCTTCTAATGTTCGCTTTTCACTGCTGGATCAAGTCTGAGCTGTCCCATTTACAGGCAAGAAAGTTCATGGCTTGGCCCTAATGTATAAATGGAGCAAATTGATGCCATTAGCTTAAAGCAGATATACACAGAAGGACCACGCATCCCAGGATACAGGATCCTAGCTGGCCACAACtcagtattaaaaatgaaatgtgaatcACTCCTGTTCTTCAGTTAGCCCGGAGACACCTTTTTTAGGAACCAATCCAAACCCTGCCCTCATTTGTGAACTTAACAGAACTGTACAAAATGAGTCAGGAGAGAGTTCATCCCTTGAAATGGAATCCAAGCAGCCAAAGGATAATCTATTTATAGAGGTACCTGCAGCAAAAAGGAGAACAGCAACCACTCTGTAGTACTGCCAGTAGATCTCCAAGCAGAATGAGATCAGGGAGATGAGGAAGGACAAGAGAGCGATTGTAGCTGCTGTCAGAATTAGCACCAGTGTAGCCACTTGCCAGTCTAGAGTAGAAAAGACACAAATTTGGAGGAAAACTTTGGTTTATGACAAAACTTAGATTCAGGCCTTCAGACTACTCCAGAAGCAATTTCATGCAAGCATCCCTTGCCTGGGTTTTGCTGAGATCTCCATAGCCAAGCCCACTATTGCTAGAACTGCTTGTCCCCTCAAATGTCCCATGTGCCTGAGCAAAACCTACTCCCCATTTCCAAAGTCAGGCTTTTTGGTGAGCGGGGGGTTTGCTGAAGGAAAAACACCTGGAAGGACTTCTGACTGAGAGCTTGTGGGAATTTGAACCAGAAAATCTGAGAGCATGTGAAACTGGGGCCGGTTCTCACATCCTTGGGAAGGTGATAGCAGAAATAGTCTTTGGAAAACTAAAGCATTGCAACTTTTGGTTCAGCGTATTGTGAAACTGCAGCCGAAGTCagataatttgaaaataaaacacaaatagaaaaaaaaagaaccaccaaTCCTCTATATACCTGGTCCTGGGATTTCCAGAGGTAGTAGGACCAGACTTACATAGCTCATTTCATAAACTGCCCTTTTATGGAAACCTCAGAATGAACAGAGCAGTAACAGCATTAAGAAACTGGAGGAGGCATTATGAATGTTGTCCTGTTGAGAATGCTGTGAATCAAGCTCATGGTGGAAAAGTCTACCACTCCTCTCACTAAGCCAGAAACATCTCTTGGGCCAGCAGTGAGTTCAGCCTTCAGGCTTTTTTCACCTTGAATGCTGGGTCCCACTGGAGTCTGACTACACTCTGCCCAGCTTAAAAAAGAACCAACAGAAATAAGACTGTTTAATTTGTCACCATAAAAGAACTGAATTCAGTTTTTTTTCAAGTGAATCATAAACCAGTAGGCTCACAGCTTTCCACATATACTCACCAAAAAAACactatacaaataaaaatgagtttTTCATGGAGAAAAAGGCAAATGAAGGACCTGAGACAAGTTATTTAGAATGACTTGCT is a genomic window of Dromaius novaehollandiae isolate bDroNov1 chromosome 11, bDroNov1.hap1, whole genome shotgun sequence containing:
- the LOC112987747 gene encoding transmembrane protein 47-like translates to MSTDEVYVLRPFKLIALCCIFTGLALDVVALLSPAWVTSDYYSLSLWEVCKQSTDMWHCLSTLKTDWQVATLVLILTAATIALLSFLISLISFCLEIYWQYYRVVAVLLFAAVVLQICALILYPIKFIDSSMLRTYHEFNWGYGLGWGSAIFMLGAAILYCLRTDIYEGASY